The stretch of DNA GAACCTGCACGGGGCGGGATGGTCCTGCTTCTTCAACGTCCTCGCCGTACTCGTCGACCATACGACGAACGCGACCATAAGCATCGCCAACGACGATCGAATCGCCGACGCGCAGGGTGCCGCGCTGAACCAGGATGGTGGCAACTGGACCGCGTCCACGGTCCAGGTGAGCTTCGATAGCTACACCCTGTGCGTCCATTTCTGGGTTTGCGCGCAGATCGAGAGAGGCATCCGCGGTCAACAGCACGGCTTCCAGCAGGGCGTCGATATTCGTGCCTTGCTTTGCCGAGATGTCAACGAACATGGTTTCGCCACCATATTCTTCCGGAACAAGTCCGTATTCGGTCAGCTGGCCACGGATCTTGTCCGGGGCGGCGCCTTCCTTATCGATCTTGTTCACGGCAACCACGATCGGCACGTCAGCGGCCTGCGCGTGGTTGATTGCTTCCACGGTCTGTGGCATGACGCCGTCGTCAGCTGCGACCACCAAGATGGCGATGTCCGTAGACTTCGCGCCACGGGCACGCATAGCGGTGAAGGCTTCGTGGCCTGGGGTATCCAGGAAGGTGATCGTGCGATCCTGGTCTTCGAGGTGCACCTCGACCTGGTATGCACCAATGCCCTGGGTGATGCCACCGGCTTCGCCCTTGCCGACGTTTGCCTTACGGATCGTGTCGAGCAAGCGGGTCTTACCGTGGTCAACGTGACCCATGACGGTGACAACTGGTGGGCGCTGGGCGAGGTCTTCTTCGCCACCCTCGTCTTCGCCGAAGGTGAGGTCGAAGCTTTCCAGAAGTTCACGGTCTTCGTCCTCTGGGGAGACGACCTGAACCTTGTAGTTCATTTCTTCACCGAGCAGCATCAAGGTTTCTTCGGAAACCGATGCCGTAGCAGTGACCATTTCACCCAGGTTGAACAGTGCCTGCACGAGTGCAGCTGCGTCTGCGCCGATCTTCTCGGCGAAATCGGAAAGGGATGCGCCACGGGCGAGACGCAGCGTTGCGCCACCGCCGTCAGGCAGCCGCACGCCACCAATGACGTTTGGCGCCTGCATTGCTTCGTATTCACTGCGCTTCTGACGCTTCGACTTACGTCCCTTGCGTGGCGCGCCACCAGGACGCCCGAATGCACCTGCCGTGCCACCGCGACGTCCGCCGCGACCAGCACCGCCGCCTCCGCCACCAGGACGGTTGAATCCACCTGGTGCGCCACCTGGGCCACCTGAACCCCCACGACCACGTCCACCACCGGCAGCGCGCGATGGCATCTGACCTGGTGTCGGAGCGTTATTTGGCATCATGGCTGGAGACGGACGACGTCCACCGCCTTGACGCTCTGGAGATCCGCCCTGCGCTGGACGTGGGGCACCTTGCCCCGGGCGTCCACCCGGACGAGGCGCACCTTGACCTGGGCGTCCACCTGGACGAGGGCCACCTTGGCCTGGACGAGGGGCGCCGCCACCCGGGCGTGGTCCACCCTGACCTGGTCGAGGTGCTCCCCCACCTGGGCGCGGAGCTGGGCGCTCCGAAGATCCAGTGGAAAACGGGTTGTTCGCTACGCGTGGAGCGCGTGCGCCTGGCTTAGGACCTGGCTTTGCCATGGGCCGTGGGATGCGGTTCTCGCCCTCAGCTGGCTTGTCTGCAGCTGGTGTGGCAGCGCTAGCTTGACCTGGCTTTGGAGCTCCTGGCTTTGCTGCCCCAGGTTTTGCACCAGGGGTCGGTGCACGAAACTCTGGCTGTGCCGAGGTCGCAGGCTGTGCCGGGGTTGGCTTCGCAGCAGCTGGCTTCGCGGCAGGTTGTGCTGGCTTCGCAGCAGCGGCAGCTGGCTTAGGAGCAGCTGGAGCGGCTGGCTTGGCACCTGGCTTCGGCGCTCCTGGTTTTGCACCGGACGTCGAGGCAGGCTTAGCGGCTGGCTTGGAGGCGGCAGGCTGTGCAGCGGCGTCACTACCACCGTTTTGTGATGCGTAAAATTCGGTCATCTTCTTCACCACTGGTGGTTCGATGGTGGAAGATGCAGTTTTGACGAACTCGCCCTGATCTTTCAGGGTGCCGAGCAGTTCCTTGCTGGTAATACCGAGCTGCTTTGCGAGCTCATGTACACGTAGCTTTCCGGGCACTTTTCTCCTTGTGTTGTTGCTAGAAGCCCACAAGGAGTGCGCCGGCGGGCGTGCTCGTTGTTTCAGCTTCTAGCGATGTTCGTTGACGTTCATCGCTGATGCTTCATCGTGTGCTCATCAGTGTTTAATGTCTTTCTTCTTCGGTGGCGGGCCCAGCATGTAATGCGGACACATATGCCCGCACTGGACCGGTATCTAGGTTTCCAGACACCCGCAACGCTCGGCCAAAGGCTTTGCGTTGCTCAGCAATGTCCAACGCGTCGAGCGTCGGTGTGATCCATGCGCCCCGGCCGCCAAGCTTGCGCTTCGGGTCCGGCACCACGATTACGGGGTTTTCTCCTTGAGCTACTACCCGCAACAAGGTGGACTCTGGTTGGGGACGCTTTGTTGCTATGCAGGTGCGAATTCGGTGGTGCCCGCCGGAGCGAGGTGCCGAAGTCAACTGCATGTACGTCCTAACAAATATCGAGACCACTAGTGGCAAAAGGCAATAAAAAATCGCCAGCTCGCGCAGGAGCCGTATTTGAGTGTACGCCTATTTGGGCAAAAAGTTAACCTGGGGTTTACCGCGTGGCGTACCCCAGGTTGTATTCCGCTTCGTCGTTTGGTTTTGCGACAGCCTATTCGGCAGGTTCAGCGTCCGAGCGGATGTCGATCTTCCAGCCGGTCAAACGTGCTGCCAGACGCGCGTTTTGACCTTCCTTACCGATGGCCAGGGACAGCTGGTAATCAGGTACTACGACTTGAGCGTGCTGCGTTTCATGATCAATTACCTCAACGCTCACAACCTTGGAAGGAGCGAGTGCATTACCGACGAATTTTGCTGGATCTTCGTCGTAGTCGATGATGTCGATCTTTTCTCCGCCGAGATCGTTCATGATGTTGGTTACGCGCTGTCCTCGCGGACCAATACAGGCGCCCTTGGCGTTGAGGCCCTTAATTTTCGCTCGCACTGCCACCTTAGAGCGGTGTCCGGCTTCACGGGCGATACCCATGATTTCCACTGAGCCGTCAGCAACCTCAGGGATTTCCAGTTCAAAGAGTCGTCGGACCAACTCGGGGTGGGTGCGGGAAACGTTGATGACAACGTTTCGTGGCTGCCGGTTTACCTCAACGACGTAGACCTTAACGCGGTCACCATGCGCGAGCTTTTCGCCTGGGATTTGCTCAGCCGGCAGCAACAGACCGTCCTGGCCTGCTACTTCGGTGCCCAGGTTTACAACGACAATGCCGCGTTCGTTCAGCCGGGAATCGGCTTCGACGATACCCGACACGACGCGTCCTTCAACGCCTTGGTACTGGTCATAGGTCTGCGCAGCTTCGGCTTCGCGCATGCGCTGGATGATTGCGTCGCGTACCGCCAAAGCGCCCACGCGTCCGAAATCTTTGGGGGTGTCGTCGTACTCGGAAATGACATTGCCATCTTCGTCGCGTTCAGTCACGACGACAGAAACGGCACCGGTCAGGGTGTCAATATCAACCCGAGCTGTGGAGCTTTCCAGCTTGTTTGCGGAAAGGTAGGTCTCGCGCAGCGCTCCAGCAATGGTGAGGAGTAGTTCCCGAACCTCAATACCCTTGTCTTTTTCGATCGCTTCCAGCGCTTTTAGGTCAATATTCACTTGTTTTCCTCTCGCCATGTAATGGCTTCGTCATAGGTCAATTCCGCCAAGGCTTGCTCATCGGCTGGCACATTGGCGAATTCAATTTCTACCACTGCCTTGGCCTCGGAAGCCAATTCGTGCTCGACGACCTGCAGTTTCTTTCCCTCTCGGGTGATAAGAATGGCGGAAGTCTCTGCGTCGTTAAGCGCGCCGATGCGGTAGAAGCTGGTGCGGTCAGCTACGGTCACGGCGACCTTGCGGCCACGGTTGCGTCGCCAGTGGCGCGTGGCGGTCAGCGGGGTGTCCACGCCTGGAGTGCTGAGTTCGAGGGTATAACCTGCGCCAAAGTTGACTTCGCCGTTTGCTTCGGCGGCGTCGAGGGCGTCGGAGATGTCGCCGGAAACTACCTCGAGTTTGTCCAAGTCTGGCCGATCATCGGCGTCAACAGCGATGATGACCGCGGATTTCGCCCCAGCGCGGTTGACTTTGATGGACTCTTCGTCGAGGTGGTGGGAGTCCAGGATGTGCGCGATGAGCTCGGAAATTTTCTCAGAACTTGGAAATGCCATGCCGATCAGCATAGCGCCAGTGCGTACACTATTTCGTTGTGAACCGCTGCAGCCTCATTCTTCTCCCCGTTTTCTTCCTCGGTGCTTGCTCGCTGACCCCAGCGCCCACCCCCAACCCGACGCTGAATAATTTAGGGCACAGCGCGCTTAACGACGCCGCGAACCGAACCTCCACCTCTTCAAACATCGCGGACCTGCGCGCGCAACAAGCCGAACAGTTGTTCGCCGAGGTCCGGCGTCTGTGCGGCACCACGAAAGAGGGGCAGACCCCGGAGTCATGCCTCGTGCCTACGGCGGATGCTCAACCGAGCACTGACCCCGCGAACACACCACAGCGTGCCGCGGAGCAAATACTGGCCACTGTGGGTGATATTCCCGCGGAGTCGATGCCCCTGATAGCGCGAATCCATACCCAGTTGGCGGTTCTTGGGGCACACCCATCGATCACTGATTCCGCTCCAGGCAATGGTGGTGAACCCGCTCGGAAGCTCTTAGAATGGGAAAACTCTGTAGTCTACGGTCTACACGTGGCATTGGCCTACGCTGGTTCCGCTACCCCGGACATCGAATCTGCAATCGAACGTCACGAAGCTCGAGTTGAGGCGCTGCGCGCCAGCATCCCGAATGCCCCCGCAGCCGCACCCGCTTATTCTCTCCGGGATTACCCGCAGCCGAAAGATGCGGCCTCGGTGAAAGTGTTACTCACAGCTTTGGAATCCGACACCGTCTCGCAGTGGAATATTGCGGCCTCCCAGTCTGCCGATGCCGCGTGGCGGGCGTACGGGTTGTCGGTCTCGGCGGAGTCAGCGCGGATTGCTGCCGAGATGCTTACCGCGCAGGGCAAAGATCCGCTTCAAGCTGAGTTTGCGCAGTAGAAGCAGCAAAAAGGGTGAGCCTGGAAACTACAGCGAGGCTCACCCTTTCTTCACATCTTCGGTTTTAACCGAGGAGTTCTTGGACCTTGGCGACCACGGACTCAAATGGCAGCTCAAGGGTTTCGCCGCCGCGAATGCGCAGCTCGACGTTTCCGTCGGCGAAGGAACGGCCCAGGATTACCGCTAGTGGCATACCCAGCAGTTCGGCGTCCTTGAACTTCACGCCTGGGGAGACCTTAGGGCGGTCGTCGAAAAGCACTTCGATGCCGGCCGCGGAAAGCTCCTGGACGAGGGATTCGGCAGCATCGGTAACGGCGGCGTCCTTGTTAGCGACCGCGACATGTACCTGGAACGGCGCGACCTCGATGGGCCAGTTCAGACCCTTGTCGTCGTGGCGCTGCTCCGCGAGCACGGCGATGAGGCGGGATACGCCGATGCCGTAGGACCCCATGGTAGGGACGGCAGTTTTGCCATTTTGGTCGAGGATTTGCACGTCGAAGGCCTTGGTGTACTTGCGTCCCAGCTGGAAGATGTGGCCGATCTCGATGCCACGTTCCAAGGTCAGCGTACCCATGCCCTCGGGAGCTGGGTCGCCCTCGCGGATTTCAGCGACCTCGATGAAGCCGTCAGGGGTGAAGTCGCGGCCGCAGACCATACCGACGACATGCTGGTTCTTGTGGTCAGCGCCCGTGATCCACGAAGTGCCCGAGACGACGCGTGGATCCGCGAGTACGCGCACGCCATTTTCAGCCAGCCCGCGCGGGCCGATGTAGCCCTTGACCAGGAATGGGTACTTCTTGAAGTCCTCGTCAGAAATGAGTTCGACTTCCGCTGGCTCGAACGAGGCCTCGAGGCGCTTCATATCCGCTTCGCGGTCACCTGGAAGCAAGATTCCTGTGAGCTCCCACTCCCCGCCCGGCTGGCGAACCTTCACCGCCAGGCACTTCAGAGTGTCTGCGGCTTGGACTTCGCGACCGTCAACGGTGATACCGATACTGCGAGCCCACTCCACGAGCGCGTCGATGGTGACGGCATCCGGGGTGTCATGGACTTCGGCGGCTGGCTGGCCCTCGATTGGCTTTTCGACGCCCGGCTGCGTCACCACAGCTTCCACATTGGCGGCGTAGTCACCATCGGTCGCCCGCACGAAGGCGTCTTCGCCATTTGGCGAGATAGCCAGGAATTCCTCGGAAGCAGACCCGCCCATCGCGCCTGAGGTAGCGGCACAGATGGCGTATTCAACTCCGAGGCGATCAAAAACGGCCTGGTAGGCGCGACGGTGCGCCTGGTAGGACTCTTCCAGGCCTGCGTCGTCCATGTCGAAGGAGTAGGAGTCCTTCATCACGAACTCGCGGCCGCGCAGAATGCCTGCTCGTGGTCGCTCTTCGTCGCGGTACTTGGTCTGGATTTGGTACAGGGTGACCGGGAAGTCCTTGTAGGAGCTGTAGAGGTCCTTGACGGCCCCCGTGAACATTTCTTCGTGGGTTGGGCCGAGCAGCATGTCCGCGTCTTTGCGGTCTTTGAGGCGGAAGAGGGAGTCACCGTACTCGGTCCAACGGTTCGTCGTCTCGTAAGGTTCGCGTGGCAGCAGCGCTGGGAACGCCAGCTCCTGCGCGCCGATCGCGTTCATTTCTTCACGCACGACGCGCTCAATGTTGCGCAGCACCTTCAAACCCAGTGGCAGCCAGGAGTACACACCTGGGGCGACGCGTCGGATGTAACCTGCCCGGACCAGCAATTTATGACTTGGGACTTCGGCGTCAGCCGGGTCTTCGCGCAAGGTGCGAAGAAACAGTGAGGACATGCGAGTGATCATGGTTGATTAGTATATCTACCGCACCCGCACGCTTCTCGACGACCATAGCTTCCCACACGCGACTCAAAGCCGAGCACTTCTGAACTAGCAGTATCCTAAACAGCATGCTGATCGTGCTGCCACCGTCCGAAACCAAAGCCTGGGGAGGCACCGGAGCCCCGCTTGACCTCTCATCTTTAAGCTTCCCAGCCCTGGGTCAGGTCCGGCTGAAGAACGCCCGCGACCTCGCACGTTTGTCTGAGAAGCGCGCGATGGAAGTGCTCGGCTTGTCTGACAAACAGCGCGAGGAAGCCGTCGCCAATCGCGCGCTTTTTGAAGCTCCCACCATGCCCGCGCTCGAGCGCTACACTGGCGTGCTGTACGATGCCCTATCCGCAGGATCCCTTCCTGTTCTTGCTTTGGAACGCTTGGTGGTGTGCTCGGCTTTGTTTGGTCTGGTCAGTGCGTCGGACTGGATCCCGCATTACCGGCTCTCCGGGGGCACGAAGCTGCCCCGATCGCGTGGCGAGGTGCCAACCATGAAAGCCCGCTGGGGATCGTTGATTTCTTCTGAGTTGGCTTCTGTTGATTTTGTCGTTGACCTCCGCTCCGGCACGTACCAGCAGCTCGGTCGTGTTCCGGGCGCTGTCACCGTGCGGGTGGAAAAAGACGGCAAAGTGGTTAGCCACTTCAACAAGCACTACCGCGGGCTGGTGGCTCGGGAATTGGCTCTTTCGGAGGTTTCTTGTGCCTCTGTGTCCGAGGTCTTGGACGTGCTCCGTGAAGCGGGAATGACAGTGGAACAACGGAGCGAGACGGAGATTTGCTTAGTGGTTTAGGGGGTCCCAGCCTGCCATGGCGTACGGGGGTGGTGCCAAACTTCACCACACCGAAATGCCAAAAACATCCCCACAAACTCCCACACGGTGTGGCCAACCCGCGCCCACAAGACCCCCAACTCCATGCTTACGGCCACACGAACGCGGTGTCTCCTCGTCGCCTCAGCTCGATCAGGGCTGCCCGCACTCCAGCTGCCGTCCCGGACGACGGCTGGTTCATGTGTCCGATGCAAATTGCCCCATTGGGCGCGTTCAACAGTTCGCGGGTGACGGTTCCGGCAGGCGCTGTTGCCCCGGCATCGACATTGGTGGTGAAGCCAATTACTTGGTATCCACCCTGCGTCAGCATGTCGACGCAGACGTCGTCGTAATGTGCGGTGCCGGAGCGAAACTTCGTCATTTCTGTTCCGAATTTGTCCCGCACATGCTGCATGTTGGTCTCAACTTCGGCGGCGGCCTCAGCAAGCGAAGCAGTACCTCCGATCTCGTAGGCCGACCTGCCGGTGCTGCTGAGTGGCACATGGGCGGTTCCGTGGTTGTGGACGCGGAAGAGGGAGTCTTCGATGAGTTCCCTGGTGAGGTCGGGGTGGGTGTCGATCCAGCGCCGATTCAAAAATAAGGTAGCGGGGGCGCCGAACTCACGCAACATGTCCAGCAAGGCCCGATCCACCCCGGATCCCTTTTGGTCCGCCACAGGCATCGAAAGTCAACGCGAGGGTGCGCTTGCCTGGAAGTGGTGGCACCGTTGACACGATGCCGGGAAAGCTCAGCCCCCAGTTTTGAGGTTGCCGACCAGCGAAATCTTGTGGCCGCAACGGTCGCAACAAAGACTCCACAGGGGCGGCCACCTGAACGGCCTGGGCCTCCTCGAACAACGGGCCAGTAGGTGCGGGGACGGATCTTCCTCGCGTGGAAACCTCGTAGGCTCCCACCCCCATGGCAGCAACCGCAAGCGAGAGAACGCCACGCCTACTGAGGCTGCCTTTGGTTGGAGTGGGGGCGCAACGATGGCACATTGGGGGCACTCCAATTTCAGCGAAGTTTTCAACGGTTGAATAACAGTTGAAAACTTAGCTTGTTGAATCCAGGCCCGCCACTTCACCGATAACAATCACAGCAGGTGGCTTTACCTCGTGCCGAATCAGCTCATCCCCCAATGTGCCCAAAGTTGCTCGAAAACCTGCTTGAGCTGCGGTGGTTCCTTCCTGGATCACGGCGACGGGCGTGGTGGCAGGGCGGCCGGCGTCGATAAGCGCGGCGGCGATTGCGGGGCCGTTCTTAACTCCCATGATGACTACCAGGGTGCCACCCGTGTGGGCAAGCGCAGACCAATCGTTGAGCGAACCTGGGTGCTCGGGTGGGAGGTGCCCCGAGATGACTGAAAACGAGTGCACCATCCCCCGCTGGGTGACCGGAACCCCGAAGACGGCGGGCACCGAAATAGCAGAGGTTACTCCCGGCACAACATCCACAGGGATACCAGCGGCAGTGCAGGCTTGCAGCTCCTCGAAACCACGTCCAAACACATAAGGATCCCCACCCTTAAGACGCACCACCATGCGCCCGGCCTGCGCATACTCGACCAACATCTCGTTGATCCGCTCTTGCGCCACCTGCTTACCATAGGGCAACTTAGAGCAATCGACGACTTCCTTCGCCGAAAGGTCGCACAGCTTCTCAAGCTCTGCCGTCGGGCCCAGGTGATCGGCCAAAATGACATCGGATGCCTGCAACGCGTGCATGCCACGGACAGTTATGAGATCCCATGCGCCTGGTCCGCCACCTACTAATACAACTTTGCCCAATGTCATGGTCACTTAGTTTAGTCGCCTACTCCGCAGGTCATTGCCGTGGGCTGAGTGCATAAAACCAGCCACAAGCTACACCTCAATGCGCCCGGGCGCATGCTTCCACAAATCTCGCTACCGCACCCGGAACCGCGGCCGGGTGAACATGCAGGTAAGAGGCATGTACCGAGCCTCCAACGAAACCTTCGGTCACGGCCGAGCCATCCCAAGCTCGCCACGCCCACGCCTCGTCCCATCCGGAAACTTCTTCTAAAGCCAAAGCCGTGTGATGGAACTCGTGCCCCATCACCCGCTCCCCCGCGCGGTACAGCACGCTATCTGTAAGCGAGACTGCCTCGCGATACCCCAGCGTCAACCGCCGACGCATCGCCGCATGAGTCGGGATGAGACCAAGCATCGGGTGGGCATCCAGCGTCTCGACCAACCACAGTAAACCAGCACATTCCGCGTGCACGGGCTTCCCGGCCGCCACGTGAGCGCGTACCGCGTCCCGGAGGTCGACGCGTCCGCTGAGCTTTTCGACGTGTTCCTCTGGGAACCCACCCGGGATGATCAGGCCATCGCATTCCGGGAAGTCGTCGACAAGCGGATCGAAGTAAATTACCTCGGCTCCACAGGCCTCCAGAAGCTCGCGATGCTCAGCGTAAGCGAAAGTAAACGCCGGGCCCCCAGCGAATGCGACGCGCACATGAGGCCCGTGGCTCACGAGAGGCTGCCAGGCCGGGCCGTCATACCCACAGCTCGCAAGCTCCGCGATCAACGACAGGTCACAGTATTCGGTGACCAGATCTGCCATCCGTTCAACAGCATCCCGGGCTGCGCCACCATGCTCCTCCGCAGTCACCAACCCGAGGTGCCGCGATGGGACCGAGACTTTTTCCACCCGAGGGATCGCGCCGACAACAGGCACCCCAATCGCTTCGACCGCTTCCCGGCATACGGCGCTATGCCGCTCAGACCCAACCTGGTTCAAGATCACGCCACGAATCGCAATGTCAGGGCGCTCTAAGACAAACCCTCGGACGAGTGCACCAACAGACTGGCTCATGCCCCGAACATCTACGATCAGCAACACCGGCAATCTAAGCTCGGCAGCGATATCCGCTGATGATCCGGTGGGCTGTCCACCGATCCGGCCGTCGAAAAGCCCCATGACACCTTCGACGATGGCGATGTCCGCACCAGCAGAGCCATGGGCATACAGCGGCCCAATGAGCCCCGGACACATCACCGCATCCAAATTCCGGCCGGGCATTCCAGTAGCCAGCGCGTGATAACTCGGATCAATGTAATCCGGGCCCACTTTGAATGGTGCCACCGTACGACTGCGCGCAAATGCAGCCATTAGGCCCGTGGCAATCGTGGTTTTCCCCGTCCCCGACCCGGTAGCGGCGATGAGGATGCCCGGAGTTACCACTCGATACCCTTCTGCCCCTTGCGGCCGACATCCATCGGATGCTTGACTTTCGTCATCTCGGTGACCAGGTCCGCCACTTCGATGAGTCGTGGATCGGCGTCCCTACCAGTAATCACGACATGTTGTGTTCCAGGGCGCTCGACCAAAGTCTCCACCACGTCCTCGACATCAACCCAACCCCACTTGATTGGGTAGGTGAATTCATCAAGCACGTAGAAATCGTGTTCCTCGGCCAACAGTCGACGCTTGACTTCTTCCCAGCCATCGCGGGCGTCCTGGGCGTGATCTTCTTCCGATCCTTGCTTTTTGGCCCACGACCAGCCTTCGCCCATCTTGTGCCATTCGACGGATCCTGGCTCGAGCTCACCCAAGCGCTTGAACACAGCCTCCTCCCCGACCTTCCACTTTGCCGACTTCACAAACTGAAACACGCCGACGCGCATCCCCTGATTCCAGGCGCGCAATGCCATCCCGAATGCCGCCG from Corynebacterium epidermidicanis encodes:
- the infB gene encoding translation initiation factor IF-2; translated protein: MPGKLRVHELAKQLGITSKELLGTLKDQGEFVKTASSTIEPPVVKKMTEFYASQNGGSDAAAQPAASKPAAKPASTSGAKPGAPKPGAKPAAPAAPKPAAAAAKPAQPAAKPAAAKPTPAQPATSAQPEFRAPTPGAKPGAAKPGAPKPGQASAATPAADKPAEGENRIPRPMAKPGPKPGARAPRVANNPFSTGSSERPAPRPGGGAPRPGQGGPRPGGGAPRPGQGGPRPGGRPGQGAPRPGGRPGQGAPRPAQGGSPERQGGGRRPSPAMMPNNAPTPGQMPSRAAGGGRGRGGSGGPGGAPGGFNRPGGGGGGAGRGGRRGGTAGAFGRPGGAPRKGRKSKRQKRSEYEAMQAPNVIGGVRLPDGGGATLRLARGASLSDFAEKIGADAAALVQALFNLGEMVTATASVSEETLMLLGEEMNYKVQVVSPEDEDRELLESFDLTFGEDEGGEEDLAQRPPVVTVMGHVDHGKTRLLDTIRKANVGKGEAGGITQGIGAYQVEVHLEDQDRTITFLDTPGHEAFTAMRARGAKSTDIAILVVAADDGVMPQTVEAINHAQAADVPIVVAVNKIDKEGAAPDKIRGQLTEYGLVPEEYGGETMFVDISAKQGTNIDALLEAVLLTADASLDLRANPEMDAQGVAIEAHLDRGRGPVATILVQRGTLRVGDSIVVGDAYGRVRRMVDEYGEDVEEAGPSRPVQVQGLNSVPGAGDNILVVEDDRVARQIANQRNARKRNAMAAKARKRVSLEDLDAVLKETSTLNLIIKGDNAGSVEALEEALLKIEVDDEVQLNIIDRGVGAVTQTNVSLAAASDAVIIGFNVRAEGKATEEANAEGVEIRYYSIIYRVIEEIEQALKGMLKPIYEEREVGKAEIRAIFKASAVGLIAGCMVESGKVRRNAQARLIRDGNVVVEKTNIDSLRREKDDVVEVTAGYECGMVLSYPDIQVGDIIECYEMVEVPRD
- a CDS encoding YlxR family protein, with the translated sequence MQLTSAPRSGGHHRIRTCIATKRPQPESTLLRVVAQGENPVIVVPDPKRKLGGRGAWITPTLDALDIAEQRKAFGRALRVSGNLDTGPVRAYVSALHAGPATEEERH
- the nusA gene encoding transcription termination factor NusA; the encoded protein is MNIDLKALEAIEKDKGIEVRELLLTIAGALRETYLSANKLESSTARVDIDTLTGAVSVVVTERDEDGNVISEYDDTPKDFGRVGALAVRDAIIQRMREAEAAQTYDQYQGVEGRVVSGIVEADSRLNERGIVVVNLGTEVAGQDGLLLPAEQIPGEKLAHGDRVKVYVVEVNRQPRNVVINVSRTHPELVRRLFELEIPEVADGSVEIMGIAREAGHRSKVAVRAKIKGLNAKGACIGPRGQRVTNIMNDLGGEKIDIIDYDEDPAKFVGNALAPSKVVSVEVIDHETQHAQVVVPDYQLSLAIGKEGQNARLAARLTGWKIDIRSDAEPAE
- the rimP gene encoding ribosome maturation factor RimP, with the protein product MAFPSSEKISELIAHILDSHHLDEESIKVNRAGAKSAVIIAVDADDRPDLDKLEVVSGDISDALDAAEANGEVNFGAGYTLELSTPGVDTPLTATRHWRRNRGRKVAVTVADRTSFYRIGALNDAETSAILITREGKKLQVVEHELASEAKAVVEIEFANVPADEQALAELTYDEAITWREENK
- a CDS encoding proline--tRNA ligase encodes the protein MITRMSSLFLRTLREDPADAEVPSHKLLVRAGYIRRVAPGVYSWLPLGLKVLRNIERVVREEMNAIGAQELAFPALLPREPYETTNRWTEYGDSLFRLKDRKDADMLLGPTHEEMFTGAVKDLYSSYKDFPVTLYQIQTKYRDEERPRAGILRGREFVMKDSYSFDMDDAGLEESYQAHRRAYQAVFDRLGVEYAICAATSGAMGGSASEEFLAISPNGEDAFVRATDGDYAANVEAVVTQPGVEKPIEGQPAAEVHDTPDAVTIDALVEWARSIGITVDGREVQAADTLKCLAVKVRQPGGEWELTGILLPGDREADMKRLEASFEPAEVELISDEDFKKYPFLVKGYIGPRGLAENGVRVLADPRVVSGTSWITGADHKNQHVVGMVCGRDFTPDGFIEVAEIREGDPAPEGMGTLTLERGIEIGHIFQLGRKYTKAFDVQILDQNGKTAVPTMGSYGIGVSRLIAVLAEQRHDDKGLNWPIEVAPFQVHVAVANKDAAVTDAAESLVQELSAAGIEVLFDDRPKVSPGVKFKDAELLGMPLAVILGRSFADGNVELRIRGGETLELPFESVVAKVQELLG
- the yaaA gene encoding peroxide stress protein YaaA, whose product is MLIVLPPSETKAWGGTGAPLDLSSLSFPALGQVRLKNARDLARLSEKRAMEVLGLSDKQREEAVANRALFEAPTMPALERYTGVLYDALSAGSLPVLALERLVVCSALFGLVSASDWIPHYRLSGGTKLPRSRGEVPTMKARWGSLISSELASVDFVVDLRSGTYQQLGRVPGAVTVRVEKDGKVVSHFNKHYRGLVARELALSEVSCASVSEVLDVLREAGMTVEQRSETEICLVV
- a CDS encoding polysaccharide deacetylase family protein produces the protein MADQKGSGVDRALLDMLREFGAPATLFLNRRWIDTHPDLTRELIEDSLFRVHNHGTAHVPLSSTGRSAYEIGGTASLAEAAAEVETNMQHVRDKFGTEMTKFRSGTAHYDDVCVDMLTQGGYQVIGFTTNVDAGATAPAGTVTRELLNAPNGAICIGHMNQPSSGTAAGVRAALIELRRRGDTAFVWP
- the cobA gene encoding uroporphyrinogen-III C-methyltransferase, producing MTLGKVVLVGGGPGAWDLITVRGMHALQASDVILADHLGPTAELEKLCDLSAKEVVDCSKLPYGKQVAQERINEMLVEYAQAGRMVVRLKGGDPYVFGRGFEELQACTAAGIPVDVVPGVTSAISVPAVFGVPVTQRGMVHSFSVISGHLPPEHPGSLNDWSALAHTGGTLVVIMGVKNGPAIAAALIDAGRPATTPVAVIQEGTTAAQAGFRATLGTLGDELIRHEVKPPAVIVIGEVAGLDSTS
- a CDS encoding cobyrinate a,c-diamide synthase, which translates into the protein MVTPGILIAATGSGTGKTTIATGLMAAFARSRTVAPFKVGPDYIDPSYHALATGMPGRNLDAVMCPGLIGPLYAHGSAGADIAIVEGVMGLFDGRIGGQPTGSSADIAAELRLPVLLIVDVRGMSQSVGALVRGFVLERPDIAIRGVILNQVGSERHSAVCREAVEAIGVPVVGAIPRVEKVSVPSRHLGLVTAEEHGGAARDAVERMADLVTEYCDLSLIAELASCGYDGPAWQPLVSHGPHVRVAFAGGPAFTFAYAEHRELLEACGAEVIYFDPLVDDFPECDGLIIPGGFPEEHVEKLSGRVDLRDAVRAHVAAGKPVHAECAGLLWLVETLDAHPMLGLIPTHAAMRRRLTLGYREAVSLTDSVLYRAGERVMGHEFHHTALALEEVSGWDEAWAWRAWDGSAVTEGFVGGSVHASYLHVHPAAVPGAVARFVEACARAH
- the cobO gene encoding cob(I)yrinic acid a,c-diamide adenosyltransferase encodes the protein MPQGQVDPKNIPDDGLTTKQRRLLPITAVHTGPGKGKSTAAFGMALRAWNQGMRVGVFQFVKSAKWKVGEEAVFKRLGELEPGSVEWHKMGEGWSWAKKQGSEEDHAQDARDGWEEVKRRLLAEEHDFYVLDEFTYPIKWGWVDVEDVVETLVERPGTQHVVITGRDADPRLIEVADLVTEMTKVKHPMDVGRKGQKGIEW